The genomic stretch ACCTCACCTTCGACCTCGCCGACGCCTCGAAGGTCTCGCTTTCCTTCTACGGCAAGCGGCCGGGTCCCGGCATGCGGTTGGACAAGCTGAGCATGCAGTTCGCGCTGCAGGAGACCGATCGCGCCGGCGACGCGCTCGAGGCCTACGAGCGCCTGATCCTCGACGCGATGCGCGGAGATCACACTCTGTTCACGACCGCCGAGGGCATCGAACGGCTGTGGGAAGTGTCGGCGCCCCTCCTGCAGGACCAGCCGCCCGTCCGCCTCTACGCGCCCGGCTCCTGGGGACCCAACGCGATCCACCAGCTGATCGCCCCGCACGCATGGCGCCTGCCCTTCGAGCGCGTCTGGCGCGACAAGCGCTGACCTCGCCGCGGTAAGCCCCGCCTAGGCTGGGCGCATGGCACGCACCGGTGAGGACCGGATCTGGACGGTCCCGAACGTCCTCAGCCTGGTGCGCCTGGCGCTCGTGCCCGTCTTCCTCGTGCTGGTCGTCTCCGGTGAGGACGCCCTCGCGCTCCTCGCTCTCGTCGTTTCGAGCCTCACCGACTACCTCGACGGCTGGATCGCGCGCCGCTTCGACCAGATGACGCGCCTGGGCCGTGTCCTCGATCCCGCCGCCGACCGGCTCTACATCTTCGCCACCGTTGTGGGGCTCGCCGCCCGAGGACTGGTGCCCTGGTGGCTCGTGACGGTACTGCTGGCCCGTGACCTGATGCTCGTCGTGCTGGCGGTCGTCCTGGCCAGTCACGGCTACGGCCCGCTTCCCGTGCACCACCTGGGTAAATTCGCGACCTTCTGCCTTTTCTACGCTCTCCCGCTGATCATGCTGGGGCAGGCGTTTCCGGCGCTCGCGCCCGCCTCTCTCCCCCTTGCCTGGGCGTTCGCGCTCTGGGGTGCGTTCCTTTACTGGTGGGCCGGGATCGTCTACGCGGTGCAGACTCGGGACGTCGTCCTCGGGGTGCACTCAGGTGCTCAGGGGTCCGGCGAGGGTCACGATTCGGATACGCTGAGCGGATAGGAGGTACGTCTTGGTCGAGCACGTCGGTGGAGCATCATCCGCCCAGCACAAATCCGTTCCCGATGAGCCGTCGACGGAGACGACTCTAACGTTCACCGACGACATCGGTGCCCAGCTCGCCGCTCTCGACAACCGCGCGTCCCGCGAGGAGGCCGAGGCCGTCGGTGCCCTCCCCTCCGGCTCCGCGCTGCTCGTCGTGCGCCGCGGGCCCAACACCGGTGCCCGATTCCTCCTCGACACTGACTCGACGACGGTCGGCCGTCACCCCGACGCCGGCATCTTCCTCGACGACGTGACGGTCTCGCGCCGGCACGCGGAGTTCGTCCGCCGGGGCACGTCGTTCGAGGTCCACGACCTCGGCTCACTGAACGGCACCTACTTCGACGCGGTGCGGATCGAGTCCGCGATCCTCACCGATGGATCCGAGGTGCAGGTCGGCAAGTTCCGCCTCACCTTCTACGCGTCCCGCGCCGACCTCGTCGCCGCTCCGGACGCGTAAGCCGTGGGCCGCTCCTCGGCGCGCGCCCTCCCCGCCGGTTCCGCCGTTCTGCTGAGTATCGGGCAGGTGCTGGCCCGGCTGACCACCGAGTTCCCGGATGTCACCCCGTCCAAGCTGCGTTTCCTGGAGGAGCAGGGGCTTGTCTCGCCGGCCCGTACCGACTCCGGCTACCGCAAGTTCTCCCCGTCCGACGTCGAAAGACTCCGGATGATCCTCGCGCTGCAGCGCGACCACTACTTGCCGCTGAAGGTGATCCGCGGCTACCTCGACGACATCGACGCCGGGCGCGAGCCCGCCCTGCCCGCGGGCGTCGGGGGTCCGGGTGCCTCGCTCCTTGGTCCGGCCACCCGGCTGACCCGGGAGGGACTGGTGGCCGAGTCCGGCGCCACACCCGCCCTCGTTCAGGAGGCGGTCGCTGCGGGCCTCGTGCGGGGCGGCGACGTGTTCGGTGACGAGGCCGTGACCACGCTCAAGGCGCTCGTCGACCTTAGCCGCTCGGGTATCGAGCCGCGCCACCTTCGTCCGCTCCGGGTCGCCGTCGAACGCGAGATGTCCCTCATCGAGAGCGTCGTCGCCTCCAGTGCGCGCCGCGGCGAGGCCTCCGGGTCGGCCGGCGCCGCCGAGAACGCGGTGAGCCTGGCCACCCAGCTGGGCACGATCCGGGGGGCGATGGTGCGCAGCGCCCTCTCGCGGATTGCCCGCTCGTGAGCGTCGCTCCGCCCGCGGCGGAGGGCCCCGCGCGACACGCCGCGGCCCCGGGGCCGATGTCGTTTACTCGGTCGGCCCCGGTGGGTACGGTAGGGAGCGCGTTCGGAGGATCCGGCGTCCGGATCCGAGAGGCACAGGGATGAGAGAAGTCAGCCGCGACGTCAGCGGCCAGCGCGACCTCCTCCTGTTCACGGACGGACTGCCCGAACTCGACGCCGACGCCGGCTACCGGGGGGCCGTTGCGGCTCGCGCTGCCGGCATCACCTACCGCCAGCTCGACTACTGGGCCCGCACCGGACTCGTCGAGCCCACCGTGCGCGGTGCCTCGGGCTCCGGTACCCAACGCCTCTACGGCTTCCGCGACATCCTCGTGCTCAAGCTCGTCAAGCGCCTCCTCGACACCGGCATCTCGCTTCAGCAGATTCGCACGGCCGTCACTCAGCTCCGCGAGTCCGGGGTCGACGACCTCGCGCAGACGACGCTGATGAGCGACGG from Rathayibacter rathayi encodes the following:
- a CDS encoding CDP-alcohol phosphatidyltransferase family protein encodes the protein MARTGEDRIWTVPNVLSLVRLALVPVFLVLVVSGEDALALLALVVSSLTDYLDGWIARRFDQMTRLGRVLDPAADRLYIFATVVGLAARGLVPWWLVTVLLARDLMLVVLAVVLASHGYGPLPVHHLGKFATFCLFYALPLIMLGQAFPALAPASLPLAWAFALWGAFLYWWAGIVYAVQTRDVVLGVHSGAQGSGEGHDSDTLSG
- a CDS encoding FHA domain-containing protein: MVEHVGGASSAQHKSVPDEPSTETTLTFTDDIGAQLAALDNRASREEAEAVGALPSGSALLVVRRGPNTGARFLLDTDSTTVGRHPDAGIFLDDVTVSRRHAEFVRRGTSFEVHDLGSLNGTYFDAVRIESAILTDGSEVQVGKFRLTFYASRADLVAAPDA
- a CDS encoding MerR family transcriptional regulator — protein: MREVSRDVSGQRDLLLFTDGLPELDADAGYRGAVAARAAGITYRQLDYWARTGLVEPTVRGASGSGTQRLYGFRDILVLKLVKRLLDTGISLQQIRTAVTQLRESGVDDLAQTTLMSDGASVYLCTSDDEVIDLLSRGQGVFGIAVGKVLREVESSLVELDHQSVDPTDELAQRRASRRAG
- a CDS encoding MerR family transcriptional regulator, which gives rise to MGRSSARALPAGSAVLLSIGQVLARLTTEFPDVTPSKLRFLEEQGLVSPARTDSGYRKFSPSDVERLRMILALQRDHYLPLKVIRGYLDDIDAGREPALPAGVGGPGASLLGPATRLTREGLVAESGATPALVQEAVAAGLVRGGDVFGDEAVTTLKALVDLSRSGIEPRHLRPLRVAVEREMSLIESVVASSARRGEASGSAGAAENAVSLATQLGTIRGAMVRSALSRIARS